The Ranitomeya imitator isolate aRanImi1 chromosome 6, aRanImi1.pri, whole genome shotgun sequence genome window below encodes:
- the LOC138643620 gene encoding probable G-protein coupled receptor 141, which translates to MAGTIDQRNMMMNTVNATNETLCFIPRDVATGILIGLYIAVLIGGTIGIIIMVLLLCRTNTRSVTITVIINLLVIHGIFILTVPFRITYYIQNQWIFSFEFCRFISSMIHIHMYLSFTFYVALLLIRYISYFKQRDKIEFYRKMHSVVASAAVWVILLLVVLPVFILQYGTDKNKYNSDQCFSFHKEIERRFVFVLNYIVVAVMFLVVCILLIVQIFIIVKILRKLKRSALDHQEFWVQLKSLFFILVMITCFFPYHMFRIYYLKHATECFYYNEIFLGITALSCLDLLSFAVQTYFQKVCKHMTC; encoded by the coding sequence ACATGATGATGAACACAGTAAACGCGACCAACGAGACACTCTGTTTCATACCACGTGATGTTGCAACTGGCATCCTGATCGGTCTCTACATTGCAGTACTTATTGGTGGGACAATTGGAATCATTATAATGGTATTGCTCTTATGTAGAACCAACACTCGTTCTGTGACCATCACTGTAATCATCAACCTGCTGGTAATTCATGGCATCTTTATCCTGACTGTTCCCTTTCGGATAACCTATTACATTCAGAATCAATGGATATTTTCATTTGAGTTTTGCAGGTTCATAAGCTCTATGATACATATCCACATGTATCTCTCATTTACATTTTACGTTGCTTTGCTCTTAATCAGATATATAAGTTACTTCAAGCAGAGAGACAAGATTGAGTTCTACAGAAAAATGCACTCTGTGGTGGCCAGTGCCGCTGTATGGGTTATTTTATTGTTAGTTGTTTTGCCTGTGTTTATCCTCCAATACGGTACAGATAAAAACAAatataattctgaccagtgtttttCTTTCCATAAAGAAATTGAGAGACGTTTTGTATTTGTCTTAAACTATATTGTAGTTGCCGTTATGTTCCTTGTTGTATGTATTCTTCTAATTGTGCAAATTTTCATCATTGTGAAGATCTTGAGGAAACTGAAACGTTCAGCGTTAGATCATCAAGAGTTCTGGGTTCAGCTAAAAAGTTTATTTTTCATTTTGGTCATGATCACTTGCTTCTTTCCCTATCACATGTTCCGGATTTATTACTTAAAACATGCCACTGAATGTTTCTATTACAATGAAATTTTTCTAGGTATAACAGCACTTAGCTGTTTGGATCTACTGTCATTTGCGGTACAAACCTATTTCCAAAAAGTGTGTAAGCACATGACATGCTGA